The Arcobacter roscoffensis genome segment TTATTTATTTTCTAAAACCTTTTTATTTTTATTCCAGTAGTTCCATAAATCTTCAATATTAGAACTACAGATAAGAGGCATATTCTCTTTTATCTTTTCTTCTTCCCAATTCCACCACTTTATAGTAAGTAATTGCTCTATTTCTTTTTGTTCAAAACGAGTCTTTATGAAAGTAGCTGGATTTCCTCCTACAACACTGTAAGGCTTTACATCTTTTGTCACTACAGCTCTAGCTGCTATTACAGCTCCATCTCCTATGCTTACACCTGGCATTATCATCGCTTCTGAGCCTATCCAGACATCATTTCCTATAGTAGTATTTCCTGCTTTTATGAAAGCATTTTTAGATGTTTTAAAAATATTTGCTTGAAAATAAAAAGGAAAGGTACTTATCCATTCCATATTATGCCCTTGGTTTCCAGCCATCATAAAAACTGCTCCAGATCCAATAGAACAAAAAGAGCCAATAATAAGTTTGTCAACATCCTTTCTTTTATCATGTAAGTATCTTACACATTCAAGAAAATCATGTTTGTGATGATACCCTGAATAATAAGAGAATACACCTACTTTAATATTTGGATGATTAACTGTTTCATTTAATAATTGAGATGAAAATTGATTTTCAAAATGGAATGCTTTCATATTTTATGCCTTATTTTCTAACTCTTTTTTTTGTAGTTATAATAAAATTTGCATAATATCATAAGAAGGCATAAACTCAATCATAATCATACCTTTTTTGCATATTAGATAAACCATTCAACTTTAATATTACTTTTATTGCATATTATATTAGATTTTACCTAGAATAAACTTAATATTAATCTCGAGCTAAGGTCAGGGATTAATTGTGAATTTGATTTTTCTATAAGGGGAAATTTATGACATGACCCCTATTTTCAATTGTTCTTCAAGGTATTTTATAAGTTCATCATTACTATCCATGAAGTTATTTTCTTTTATCTTCTTTAATAACTTCTTCTAAAAATGCTATTACCTTTTCTCTTTTTTTTTCTTTTGCTATATCAAGAGCTGTTTTACCTTCATTATTTTTTGCATATAAATCTACATCATACATATATGATAACCAACAGATATCAACTCTATCACTCGATGCTGCTAATATAAGAGGTGTTTCTCCTTTATTATTTGCTAAATTTACATCTGCACCATTTTCTAAAAGCAGTGATACAACTGATAATTGATTTCCTCCATAAATAATAGTCCAACCTAATGCTGTTTGAGTATCTTCACCTAAGGATAAATTATTTATATCTGCTCCTGATTTTACTAACTGATATATGGGAATCATTCCATCACATCTAGCTCTCCAAGCATAGTTTGTTAAATATTCTAATGGTTGAGAATTTTTATAATCATATGAATTTGGATTTGCTCCATATTTTAAAAGTAATTCAATAGCTATAAAAAGACCTTCTTTACAAGCTATGTGTAGAGCTGTTCTTTTATATTTATCATCTGTTTGTTCTTCTAAGTTTGGATAAAGTTGTAATAATAATTCTAATGCTTTTGTATATTGTTTAATTGTTTTTGTAAAAGCATGTCTAGGCCATGAAGATACAAGGCTCAAAACTGAACTTTTCTTTTTACTTTCATATTTTTTAAATTCTTCACTTCTATCTAAATAAAGCCTATTTTCATTTAAAATAATATCATCAAGTTCTTTTTTCTTTTTATTGATTTCATCTACAATCTTTTGGGCATTTTCTTCTACATAGTGGATTGAAAAATAGTAATCCTCATTTCCACTTATAAAATAAAAATCTCCATGTGATTTCCAAGCTTCTATTAATTGCTCTTTATTATCACAATTTATAGCAAAAGATTTAAGATTTTTATCTAGTTTTCTTTTAATATAACTAATAGCAAACTCTTCAACTTTAAAAGTATCTACTACTTTTGTAGCGAAGTATTTACTAGCTAACTCATGACACTCACCTACTCTTACTTCAAACATTTTTTATTCCTATTTTCTTATTCTAAGTCTTTCTTTTATTAGTTTTAATTGTTTAGCTGAATCTTCTAAAAGATTAAAGATTTTTTTCACAATTCCAGGTGTCAAATTCAGGTCTGGTGTTGAATTGTGAATTTGACTTTTCTAAAAGTGGAAATTCATGATCTGACCCTTATTTTTTTATAAAAGCATTTTTAGATGAATTAAAAATATTTGCTTGAAAATAAAAAGGAAAAGTACTTATCCATTCCATATTATGCCCTTGGTTTCCAGCCATCATAAAAACTGCTCCAGAACCAATAGAGCAAAAAGAGCCAATAATAAGTTTGTCAACATCCTTTCTTTTATCATGTAACTATCTTACACATTCAAGAAAATCATGTTTGTGATGATACCCTGAATAATAAGAGAATCCACCTACTTTTATATTTGGATGATTAACTGTTTCATTTAATAATTGAGATGAAAATTGATTTTCAAAATGGAATGCTTTCATATTTTATGCCTTATTTTCTAACTCTTTTTTGTAGTTTTAATAAAATTTGCATAATATCATAAGAAGGCATAAACTCAATCATAGTCATACCTTTTTTGCACGTTAAAAGAATTATCGTAATTTAATATTACTTTTATTGCATATTATATTAGAATTTGTCTTTTGAAAATCTATTCTATACATATATTTATCTAGTTTTGATTTTATACTTACATCTTTTGTGGGGCATTAGAATTTCAACCTATTGATTTTTTATTATACGAACTAAGAAATGAACTACTTTAGACTCAATAAAATGACTCTATTATCGAAGCTTAGTGTTATTAAATAAATTTTATTAGACTATATTGCGAACTAAAGAATGAACTTAATATTAATTGAACCAAGGTCAGTGTTGAATTGTGAATTTGATTTTTCTAAAAATGGAAATTCATGACCTGACCCTTATTTCTTCAAGACCAAATTCTAGATTAAACTTAACTAGTCTTATTCATTTTATCATCTTTTTTAATCTTCAATTTCTCCATCGATAACATCAGTATTATCATCT includes the following:
- a CDS encoding ankyrin repeat domain-containing protein: MFEVRVGECHELASKYFATKVVDTFKVEEFAISYIKRKLDKNLKSFAINCDNKEQLIEAWKSHGDFYFISGNEDYYFSIHYVEENAQKIVDEINKKKKELDDIILNENRLYLDRSEEFKKYESKKKSSVLSLVSSWPRHAFTKTIKQYTKALELLLQLYPNLEEQTDDKYKRTALHIACKEGLFIAIELLLKYGANPNSYDYKNSQPLEYLTNYAWRARCDGMIPIYQLVKSGADINNLSLGEDTQTALGWTIIYGGNQLSVVSLLLENGADVNLANNKGETPLILAASSDRVDICWLSYMYDVDLYAKNNEGKTALDIAKEKKREKVIAFLEEVIKEDKRK
- a CDS encoding CatB-related O-acetyltransferase → MKAFHFENQFSSQLLNETVNHPNIKVGVFSYYSGYHHKHDFLECVRYLHDKRKDVDKLIIGSFCSIGSGAVFMMAGNQGHNMEWISTFPFYFQANIFKTSKNAFIKAGNTTIGNDVWIGSEAMIMPGVSIGDGAVIAARAVVTKDVKPYSVVGGNPATFIKTRFEQKEIEQLLTIKWWNWEEEKIKENMPLICSSNIEDLWNYWNKNKKVLENK